From Streptomyces sp. NBC_00690, a single genomic window includes:
- a CDS encoding M6 family metalloprotease domain-containing protein — translation MHPTRHRIRPAHRTRRFIVPAAVAALALASLTTASATLPSPARVSAGPVAAPDETGVGPCRLPPALGIQMSEGVPTPAGYSPSIGNVRALNLMIDFPDAEGEGEALDRLAEFFPQTSDWFRTSSYGRLDYQPHAPVTDWLRMPLPFEEYGIERGSPYEPGYRKLVEDIVLVADEEVDFSAYDLLNVIVTPNAGPSALDTVLSVTFSGNAEAPVADGVPLANTSFVYSRQDDGSGSYAETGYRVLPHENGHVFGLPDLYTAEGGGAVGHWDIMSEDWGANNDLLGWHKWKLGWLDTHQISCASVPGTTEHTLTPLATAGGSKMTIVPLTEDEGYAIEVRTRAGNDEAVCRPGVLIYRVHAGVDTGQGPVTVADSERDSGGCTRRPNVHAELSDAPYRPGQTFTDEKNGVEISVVKEEADQYRVRITRS, via the coding sequence ATGCACCCCACACGCCACCGGATACGCCCCGCGCACAGGACCCGCCGCTTCATCGTTCCCGCCGCCGTCGCCGCTCTCGCACTCGCCTCCCTCACCACCGCGAGCGCCACCCTCCCCTCCCCCGCCCGGGTCTCCGCAGGCCCCGTGGCGGCCCCCGACGAGACCGGGGTCGGACCGTGCAGGCTCCCGCCCGCGCTGGGAATCCAGATGTCGGAGGGAGTCCCCACACCGGCCGGCTACTCGCCCTCCATAGGCAATGTCCGAGCCCTCAACCTCATGATCGACTTCCCGGACGCGGAAGGAGAGGGAGAGGCGCTGGACCGCCTCGCCGAGTTCTTCCCCCAGACGTCCGACTGGTTCCGCACCAGTTCGTACGGGCGGCTGGACTACCAACCCCACGCACCGGTCACCGACTGGCTGCGGATGCCGCTGCCGTTCGAGGAGTACGGGATAGAGCGCGGATCACCCTACGAGCCCGGGTACCGCAAGCTGGTCGAGGACATCGTCCTGGTCGCCGACGAAGAGGTCGACTTCAGCGCGTACGACCTGCTCAATGTCATCGTCACCCCGAACGCGGGCCCATCGGCCCTGGACACCGTGCTCTCCGTGACGTTCTCGGGCAATGCGGAAGCCCCGGTGGCCGACGGAGTGCCGCTGGCGAACACGTCCTTCGTCTACAGCCGCCAGGACGACGGCTCGGGGTCCTACGCCGAGACCGGCTACCGCGTCCTGCCCCATGAGAACGGCCATGTCTTCGGCCTGCCCGACCTCTACACCGCCGAGGGCGGCGGAGCCGTGGGGCACTGGGACATCATGTCCGAGGACTGGGGGGCCAACAACGACCTGCTCGGCTGGCACAAGTGGAAGCTGGGCTGGTTGGACACCCACCAGATCAGCTGCGCCTCCGTGCCCGGAACCACCGAGCACACCCTGACTCCCCTGGCCACCGCCGGCGGTAGCAAGATGACCATCGTGCCGCTGACCGAGGACGAGGGGTACGCCATCGAGGTCCGCACCAGGGCGGGCAACGACGAAGCGGTGTGCCGACCCGGGGTGCTGATCTATCGCGTACACGCCGGAGTGGACACCGGACAGGGCCCGGTGACCGTCGCTGACAGTGAACGCGACAGCGGCGGCTGCACGCGAAGGCCCAACGTGCACGCGGAACTCTCGGACGCGCCCTACCGCCCGGGCCAGACCTTCACCGACGAAAAGAACGGTGTGGAGATCTCGGTCGTGAAGGAGGAGGCGGACCAGTACCGGGTGCGCATCACCCGCTCGTGA
- a CDS encoding class I adenylate-forming enzyme family protein, which produces MLTGPGAPFAVVRGEDGGLLYADGPRTLVEFVEVTWGFGDRVFLVGDGASYTYREFLAAACALARRFAEEYGLRPGDRAAIVMRNRPEWQIAFWAAQLAGLGAVPLNTWWTAVELEAALDDCAPRVLLVDGEGLALVDDWRKRVGACAVSFRHGGVSDGVERYEDFPAADPRSAPPEVEVRAEDDATIFYTSGTTGSPRGAVATHLAQAGAAQHPRYHAALAALGSGRFPGQGPAPVALMTYPFFHVAAFTALYSTMSVGGTLVLMRKWDAGAALGLIGDHGVTHFSGVPTAALDLLDAADRLGDGLATLTHLSTGGAAAPPALVARLVARYGSRIEPRTGYGLTETSGGVLALSGGAYRDEPEGAGTAAPPIEVRVVGMDGQPLPEGEPGELQLRGQSVMRGYWRDEAATRAAFVDGWLRTGDLATVREGRVTLAGRIKDVVVRGGENVYCARVEAALHELPAVADAAVFGVPHSRLGEEVAAVVRLHEGAAVTVAELTGQLDGRIAAYQVPTLVSFGEVPRNAAGKILRGVLRDRAVQRENRTAQREKG; this is translated from the coding sequence ATGCTCACCGGGCCCGGGGCTCCCTTTGCCGTGGTGCGGGGGGAGGACGGTGGGCTGCTCTACGCGGACGGGCCGCGGACGCTGGTGGAGTTCGTCGAGGTCACCTGGGGATTCGGTGACCGGGTGTTCCTCGTCGGGGATGGCGCGTCCTACACCTACCGCGAGTTCCTTGCCGCCGCCTGTGCCCTGGCGCGGCGGTTCGCCGAGGAGTACGGACTGCGGCCCGGCGATCGGGCCGCCATCGTGATGCGCAATCGTCCGGAGTGGCAGATCGCCTTCTGGGCGGCGCAGTTGGCCGGGCTGGGCGCCGTACCGCTCAACACCTGGTGGACGGCGGTCGAGTTGGAAGCGGCGCTCGATGACTGTGCGCCGCGGGTGTTGCTCGTCGACGGGGAGGGGCTGGCGCTCGTCGACGACTGGCGCAAGCGGGTCGGGGCGTGTGCCGTCAGTTTTCGGCACGGTGGGGTGTCCGATGGCGTCGAGCGGTACGAGGACTTCCCCGCGGCAGATCCACGAAGCGCCCCGCCCGAGGTCGAGGTGCGGGCCGAGGACGATGCCACCATCTTCTACACCTCGGGGACCACCGGATCGCCCCGGGGCGCGGTGGCCACCCATCTCGCGCAGGCCGGGGCGGCCCAGCATCCGCGCTATCACGCGGCGTTGGCCGCTCTGGGTAGTGGACGGTTTCCCGGGCAGGGGCCCGCGCCCGTCGCGTTGATGACGTACCCCTTCTTCCATGTCGCCGCCTTCACCGCCCTGTACTCGACCATGAGCGTCGGCGGGACCCTCGTACTGATGCGGAAGTGGGACGCCGGTGCCGCGCTCGGGCTGATCGGCGACCACGGCGTGACCCATTTCTCCGGGGTGCCCACGGCCGCGCTCGATCTGCTGGACGCCGCTGATCGGCTGGGCGACGGGCTGGCGACCCTCACCCATCTGTCCACCGGTGGGGCTGCCGCGCCTCCGGCCCTGGTGGCGCGGCTCGTGGCACGGTACGGAAGCCGGATCGAGCCCCGTACCGGGTACGGGCTCACCGAGACCAGCGGCGGAGTGCTCGCCCTCAGCGGTGGGGCCTACCGGGACGAGCCCGAGGGTGCGGGCACCGCCGCTCCCCCGATCGAGGTGCGGGTCGTCGGGATGGACGGGCAACCGCTGCCCGAGGGGGAACCCGGTGAACTGCAACTCCGCGGGCAGTCGGTGATGCGCGGCTACTGGCGTGACGAGGCCGCCACCAGGGCCGCCTTCGTGGACGGTTGGCTCAGGACGGGTGATCTGGCGACCGTACGGGAGGGGCGCGTCACCCTTGCGGGTCGGATCAAGGACGTGGTGGTCCGCGGTGGTGAGAACGTGTACTGCGCCCGCGTGGAGGCGGCCCTCCACGAACTGCCGGCCGTCGCCGATGCCGCCGTGTTCGGGGTGCCTCACAGCCGGCTCGGCGAAGAGGTCGCGGCGGTGGTCCGGCTGCACGAGGGGGCCGCCGTCACGGTGGCGGAGTTGACGGGTCAGCTGGACGGCCGGATCGCCGCCTACCAGGTGCCGACCCTGGTCAGCTTCGGTGAGGTTCCCCGGAACGCGGCCGGGAAGATCCTTCGCGGAGTTCTGCGCGATCGGGCAGTGCAGCGTGAGAATCGGACAGCGCAGCGTGAGAAGGGATGA
- a CDS encoding tyrosine-type recombinase/integrase, with the protein MAQQRKRNPNGAGTITKRKDGRYQAAVYVLQPDGTRARKFAYGKTWAECDTKRRELLAKVDSGIPVPTKSAKLAEWLPYWLDNIIKPRRKLSTYDKYEAHVRLYLAPLLGTKRLESLSVGDVRRFLVQLENKTTAATAKESHRVLRTALTAACREELIARNVAGLVEPPRPSTRELTPWTLDETLDFLAASRKDPLYAAFVLAIAMGLRRGEIVGLRWVDVDLDNRVIHVRQQVQRRRGVLYNDETKNRRRRALPLPAMCVPPLRWHRLRQAAAKQRAAELWDERGYVFATRTGHPVEPRNVYRSFTRVAESAGLRVIRLHDARHGCATLLTAAGVAPRVVMEILGHSQISITMDVYTHVVQDTKREAISHMDRLLKRRPDRQ; encoded by the coding sequence ATGGCACAGCAACGCAAACGCAACCCGAATGGCGCGGGGACCATCACCAAGCGCAAGGACGGCCGCTATCAGGCAGCCGTCTACGTCCTCCAGCCGGACGGCACCCGCGCACGCAAGTTCGCCTACGGCAAGACCTGGGCGGAGTGCGACACCAAGCGCCGGGAGCTCCTGGCCAAGGTGGACAGCGGCATCCCCGTACCGACCAAGTCGGCCAAGCTCGCCGAATGGCTGCCGTACTGGCTGGACAACATCATCAAGCCTCGCCGGAAGCTCAGCACGTACGACAAGTACGAGGCACACGTCCGGCTCTACCTGGCGCCGTTGCTTGGCACGAAGCGGCTGGAATCCCTCAGCGTCGGGGACGTCCGGCGTTTCCTCGTCCAGTTGGAGAACAAGACGACCGCTGCCACGGCGAAGGAGTCCCACCGGGTCCTTCGCACGGCCCTCACAGCGGCCTGTAGGGAAGAGCTCATCGCCAGGAACGTGGCCGGGCTGGTGGAGCCGCCACGCCCCAGCACGCGGGAGCTGACCCCCTGGACACTGGATGAAACGCTCGACTTCCTGGCGGCGTCGCGAAAGGACCCGCTTTATGCGGCCTTCGTCCTCGCGATCGCCATGGGGCTCCGCCGGGGCGAGATCGTCGGTCTTCGCTGGGTCGATGTCGACCTGGATAACCGCGTGATCCACGTGCGGCAGCAGGTCCAGCGGCGGCGCGGAGTCCTCTACAACGACGAGACGAAGAACCGTCGCCGTCGTGCGCTGCCCCTCCCCGCGATGTGTGTTCCGCCGCTTCGATGGCATCGGCTGCGCCAGGCTGCCGCCAAGCAACGAGCCGCGGAGCTGTGGGATGAGCGCGGGTACGTCTTCGCCACTCGCACCGGTCATCCGGTCGAGCCGCGCAACGTCTACCGCTCCTTCACCCGTGTCGCCGAGTCTGCCGGCCTCCGCGTCATCCGGTTGCACGACGCACGGCACGGCTGTGCGACCCTCCTCACCGCGGCCGGGGTCGCTCCCCGGGTCGTGATGGAGATCCTCGGCCACAGCCAGATCAGCATCACCATGGACGTGTACACGCATGTCGTCCAGGACACCAAGCGGGAGGCGATCAGCCACATGGACCGGCTGCTCAAGAGGCGTCCCGACCGTCAGTGA
- a CDS encoding helix-turn-helix domain-containing protein — translation MPDDELLTVPDVMARLKLGRSTVYDLIRSRRLPSLTIGRCRRIPARAIRDYISNELEAAA, via the coding sequence ATGCCTGACGACGAGTTGCTGACCGTTCCCGACGTCATGGCCCGGCTCAAGCTCGGTCGGTCCACGGTCTACGACCTGATCCGCTCCCGCCGGCTGCCCTCGCTCACCATCGGTCGCTGCCGCCGCATCCCGGCACGCGCCATCCGCGACTACATCAGCAACGAACTGGAGGCGGCGGCCTGA